In Myxococcales bacterium, a genomic segment contains:
- a CDS encoding cupin domain-containing protein, which yields MAPEIGTRLRQVREANGLSQRKLAKSSGISNATISLIESGKLNPSVAVLKRILDGIPMHLAAFFADEPSESVPVIYRSGDLVEIAGGKVSFRQVGHHIAGRSIQILHERYQPGADTGKLALTHSGEEGGVVIRGRLEVTVSGERHVLGPGDAYYFDSSRPHHFRNVGNDCCEVVSACSPPSF from the coding sequence ATGGCCCCAGAAATTGGAACCCGGCTTCGGCAGGTGCGAGAGGCCAACGGCCTGTCCCAGCGCAAGCTCGCCAAGAGCTCGGGAATCAGCAACGCCACGATCTCGCTGATCGAATCGGGCAAGCTAAACCCATCGGTAGCCGTGCTGAAGCGCATCCTCGACGGAATCCCCATGCATCTCGCGGCTTTCTTCGCAGACGAGCCCAGCGAATCTGTGCCCGTGATCTACCGCAGCGGCGATCTCGTCGAGATCGCAGGCGGCAAAGTCTCGTTCCGACAGGTGGGACACCATATCGCCGGCCGCAGCATCCAGATCTTGCACGAGCGTTACCAGCCAGGTGCCGACACCGGAAAGCTTGCGCTCACCCACTCCGGCGAAGAGGGGGGGGTGGTGATCCGGGGCCGCCTCGAGGTTACGGTCAGTGGCGAGCGCCATGTCCTGGGCCCGGGCGACGCGTACTACTTCGACAGCTCGCGCCCGCACCACTTCCGCAACGTCGGCAACGATTGTTGCGAGGTGGTGAGCGCCTGCAGTCCGCCGAGCTTCTGA